In Corvus hawaiiensis isolate bCorHaw1 chromosome 14, bCorHaw1.pri.cur, whole genome shotgun sequence, the sequence GGTACAGGTCTGATAATCCGAGATATCACTGACACCCTGGAAAATGCCACCAATGGCCTCCTTGCTGTGGCACACACAAGTGGCAGAGCCAGGTATGTCCAAAGTATATGAAATACTTATGCCTGGGTTAATTGGGTAGTTACAGTAATGTTGGTGATCCATATGGATTCTGGGAAACAATGTCTCTCTGAATGTCCATTTGTGCATGACAGGCCTGTTGCACGCTGTCCTTCTACAGCAGGTAGCATTGGCTATTGTCAGAGCTCATGTCTCTTCAGGAGTCCCTGGAGGCCTGTCAGTCTGATGGACATTTCAGGTTTAATTTGCTGAGGCTTTTCTGTGTGTTCAAAAAATAAGCACATACTTGACTTTTTGACTGAACAGGGACGTGAGCGCATATATCAGTTTCTGATAATCCAAAATTTATATAGATTGCTAACAAACAAATTAAGATGTATAGTTTTATCTCCAGTTTCAATACTGCTCTCACTAAGCGTATCCTAGGGAAGACATCCTCTGTGTGGCAACAGATTTTAGTGAAAACCCGTTTCGTTGTTAATAGCCAGAATGAAAAATGGACTGATTTGGAGTATTTTCCTTCCCGAGTCTGTCTTTTAGGAGTTTCCCTCCTGCCTAAATCCCATATACTATATTGCTGCTTTTTGCCTGGGAATAAGAGGTGTTTTGCTCTCATACATGGTCTCTGTGTAAGCTGTAGTAAGAGATTCTTAATCTgccactttgctgctttttctaaaGACCAGTTTGTTACTTGAACCCTTGACTGGCCTAATCTTATTAAGATTTGGGATACTAAACCTGAAATGAATAGTAATGCAGTTGATAAATTCTCCTGTGTGTTGTTTCTCTTTGGGTCACGTTTTagagagccacaggcagctctggatCCTGGCTTACCTCTTTGTCAAGTATCACAGCCAAGTGAGTTAAACTGTGCAGAACCTGTCCCATCAGTTCCTATAAACGATGTCAGCAAATCTGGTGAAACAGGCACGGCTGCTGTGGAGCTCCACACTGCACAGCCAAATGCTCCAGAGGACCCTGTGTCAGTAATTGACTCCATCTTGAATGAGAACAACTCTGGAAACCAAAATGATCCTTTGCTGGACAGGTATTAACTTGTTTCTGAAAAGCATTAGGCTGTTGTCACCTTGTGGGATCCTGTCAGAGTTCTGGAGGGTGTATTGTTTGACAGAACGTAGGGAATTAGCTTTTGAATTGTCATTGATGAAGTGAATTCTCTGCACCTTTGTTACCAGGGCTTGAAAAAGCCACATTTTGGTATCACACATTGAAAAAGGGTAAGTGTCCCTGTCACCTTTATGGTAACAGGTGTGCCTGAGTGCTGGTGCGTCCGTCAGTGTGTCCCATCAGccctctgctggcactgctaGGTGCTACCAAGCAGCAGGTGAAGAGCACTAATCTCGGGCAGGCATTGTGGGCACTTTATTCCTGAGACCTGGATGTGGATTGTCCTGGTGGTCATCTCactgttcctttccttctctgccccTCATTTGTGCAAAGCTGTTTCCCGTGTGCCCTGTCAGATCACACAGCCCTGGATCAGGGGTGCAGGCCGTGGGTTCCCACTCCGCGGTGGCTGCGTGAGCAGTTCCCAGCTCCACTCCAGTCCCTGAGCTTTGCCAGTGCCATCActgtggctgcaggagagctgtATTGAGGACAAAGCTTTAACCCTTGCTCCTACAGCTCTTCTGCTGTGGTCAGTGGCGGGTAGGAGGGCCTGGGGTGGTGTCCCAGCACTCGTATGGTCTGAAGGCCCTGCTGTATCTTCCCTCCTGGGCACTGCAGGATGTGGGGCAGTGCCTTGGATCTGCCCGTTCCTCAGCGCTGGGAATTCAGTACAGGAGCACCTCATGGCATAGCAAGACATGCAGTGTGGccactgtgcctgctgctgcctttccaggtTCTTCACTGTCCCTCATGTCTTGCCCACTGTCCTTGGAAACATGTCCAATTTGGCAACAAGCCAATGTTTCAAAGTAGGTAGGGTTCCTTCAGGCCTAGATTATTTCCAGCCCTTTGCTTATCATTTATTGTCCCAGGGGAAAGCCATCGGACCTTTGTTTAAACAGGTACTGGTGTACAGGCTGGGGTCTGAGAACATTGACCAGATACTAAAATGAGGTAGGGAGTAGGTATGGAAGGAGGAACTGCTTTTTGACCTGATAGCTGTAGGTGTGCTTGCTGTTCAGGTAGTGTTCCTTGTACCTGTACCTCAGAGTGAAAAGTGGAGTGAAAGGTGATACAGGAATGCAGTTTCATCCATTTGGCTGTTCTGGATTGTAGGCAACCTGCCTTGTGGGGCAAGAGGAGGCCCTGCCTGCCACCTGTGCCTTACAGTACTAtgtaattttgtctttttagaGAAGAAATTCAGGATTTTCTGAACTGCATCGATGCCAGCCTTGAAGAGCTCCAAGCAATGCTGTCAGGGAAGCAGTACAACTTCGGTGCTGAAGCATTCAGTGATGTGAGTGTCTTCTCGCTATTTCTGATTTCTGAGAAATACTGCTCAGGTTGCATCATGAAATGTCACTAGTTTACTCCATGTTGTAATGGGTAGGAGGGGGCAACATCTTGAAAAGCAAATAGTTAGAAATAGAATGATTCATAGGTATTCACAGTGTACAAAGTAATACTGGGAGCCTTTCCCAGGTCATAAAGGATTTCTGTTCTACAGAACcgaagggggagaaaaagaaggaaaaaaattgcctcAATTCTCCTTCTCAAACCTCAATCACATATCATCACATCCTGACTGTGTGCTTGATTCAACTGGATGATATGGAGTGAAATTTAGCTGTATTCCTGGAATCACTGGGAAACAGGGTAACCTTTTCTCCTCTTGTGACCTCAGTTTACTGCCACAGGTTGAAGCTCCCAGCTGAAGGCCCATGGAGGAGCCACTGTCCCCATGCTTCAGTGGAAGGAGCAGCACACTGGGTCCTGCAGTTCTTTGAGGAGCCCTctgcaattttatttcatgaacTTTATTAGTTGACATGTggtctggttttattttcagacaTTTAATCCTGAGCTTCCAGCCCTGGATATGAGCTTGATGGAAACTCCCCCTGGTATGGAAAATGTAAGAGTAAGATTTACTTCTGTGGTGGGGAGGGTGAATGTGGTGCTGGGAGTTGAATCTTGCTTGATGTACCTCAAGGGTGGGAATGGGGTTGGTGGCACGGGGTGACACTGGTGGTTCATCGCATCCAGCTGACTTCAGGGTTTCAGTTATCAGTGTTGGCATGTCGGAATTTAAGAGGGATCTCAAGATAATTTCCAGTCCTACATTCCTAGTGCAGTCATACACTTGGAATGCCTGTCTGAAGACTGGAGGAAAAGTACTAAATGAAAATTGTAATGCAATACACTGTAGTTGTTCTGAACATGGTTGTATGGGATTTCCTCAGAAGATATACAGAAATTCAGCACAAACTTACTTCTCTTGGTCCAGTTCCTAAAATTGATtcatactattaaaaaaaacccttgcaagtgttatttttgttgtagtcctgaaaaaatatttacactaGGATTTCTCAGTCAGAAGAGCTTAGACTACAACTGATGTAAAATGCAGCTGCATTTAAGCAGTGCCTGCAAAATTTAATTACATGATGAAATCATGTTTAACTGTTACCCCAACAAGACTGATTGTAGTAAAGCTTCTGGTTTGGAAggtaaaacaaatatttgttaGCCAGAAGCTTGTTTTGTTTAGTAAGTACAGTTTGTACTTCACTGTGCCTCCTTCTGAGAGCTCCTGTGTGCAGGCCTTCATATGCAACAACAGGCTCATTGCTCAGTTGCTCcatctctcttcccttctcctttcacATCTAATTCTGTTAACCAGTCAGTAAAGACTtccattttgttgttgttaaacATTCTGTCTTAACTCTCTGTCTGCCTTGTTTCAGATGGCAAACTTGGCAGAGAGCACTGAAGGTCTGGGAGCAAGTGAGAGGGAAACTTCAGGAAGCAAAGGTGGGCAGGAAGGAACACTGAGCACTGTGGCAGCTCCACACTCTTTGAAAACTGTATATTGAAGTGGAATTGTTGTAGCCTGTCATATCTCCTTCTTTGGTCTGGGCTTAAGCTTTTTGTGAAGACTGACATTTCACTGATCTTGAAGCTGTGCCTCAGTCTTAACAGGCCCATCCTGTTTTTCAGATAGAAAAAACCCATCCTGgtttttcacacagaaaacatGGGTCCCATCCTGTGTCCTTTTTCACATGGAAACGTGACATGAGTGCCACAGTGGGGAGCAGAACTGCAAATGTCCTTGTGGCAGTATCTCCTACACAGGCCGTGATCCCCCCCAAAGGCAGTGCTGCTCAGGTTACCGCTGCAGTGCTGCCATTGCATGCTGTGAGAGTCAGGGGCTTGCAGTGGGCTTCAGGCACTGATGTTTCCAGGTATAGGGGCTTTGGCTTCACTCTGACAGCCATGGGTGTAGGGTttgtcccagcccagcctgggcttTCCTGTAGTACACCAAGTTTGAAGCAACCTTTCCAGACTTCCTTGCCTTGAATAAGAGCCTTCAGTTGGTGAAACAGTTTtaactgtttgtttttccctcagATATGCAGCTGATCCAGTACAGGGCCAACCCTCTGCTTTCCTTATTTGAAGAGCTGCCTTCGGGtgaagctgcagggaagatggaCGATCAGAAAGActttctgctgccttccctggagGAGAaacctgctctccagcctccaTCAGCCAGTGAAACCGTTGTGCCACTTGCAGCTCCAGCAAGCCAGGCCGAGCCTCTGGACGCTCTGGGAATGGGTGATCCGCCTCTCCTCCCAGAAGATGGGAATGGAGAATATAAACTGTTTCCACTCCTGCTTCTCAGTCCTGTTGCTAACTTCATAGATGAGGCTTCTGAAATAGAAATTTCTTGAACTCATAGAATGTCTGTAACTGGCTTAGTGCTGTGGAATAACCACCAAAGGAGTGGAGCAGTAAAAAGTGTGAGCTTGGTCCTCACCTGCTTCCTGGGGACCCTGTTCTGCGCAGACAAAGGGAATTTCTCTTGCTGCAAGCAGGGAGCACATCTGGGAGAACTGAGCACAAGCTCAACAACAACAAGAGCTGGTGGAGTGAGGGCACCAGACAGAGGGGAAGAACAACAACCCTGTAAACATAACACAGTGTATTCCATAACTTTTTATCCAATATTCTTATTGCAAGAGGAAATCTGTTTGTATCCTGTTTGTAAagtttggctgggtttttttgttggggggtagtgtttgtttttattagcTGGATAGTAATGTGGTGTGTAATATTTTGAACCTGGGTTTTACTCTTTGGAGAGCCTGCTTCAATAGGTGGCTTGCCTACTGTTTGGAATTaagttgtttttaaattttgtttttcatttgagatttcttttttgatAGTTACTGGCTACAGTTGTTTGCATCTGCTTAGATCACTTTCGTACTCCTAGATTTGCTCCTAGGTATAGGGGACATTTTTCCTAtggaaaatgacattttaactGTGGagtattattttttaacatgctAGCACACATCCATTGCCCCGGATTGTAGGAGTTGTGGTAGGAAGTGCTTGCCCCCCTGTGTAGCGCTGATTTCTCATGCACATTGCATGGCAGTTCTGGGGTAACCTGCCCCCAGTTCACAGGTCATGTGTCCTTGGAGATGGTCAGTAGGACTGATTCATGTTTAGCAAAGGCCAGCAGCTGCCCCTAAAATGAGAAGGGGAGCCCTGGGGTGCCTTGCACTGACACAGGGTGTTGCATTAACGTATCTCTGTGCTGGTAGCAGCTATTGTTCCCTGCCCCTGGAGGGACACCGGGCTTCATGCTGCAATTTCTGCCCGTGGAATTTTAAAGCCAAATTAACCAGATGCATCTGAGTCTTTTGACAACGAACTACATATGCTAGTGTCTGCTTCGTCAAAAAGTCTTTTCCCAAAGTTTCTTTTGGCACTGTTTCCCAAGTTTTCTCTGAGTAGCTGTACTGTGGAGCTCAGCCTCTGTGTCAATAGAGCAGCAAGTTCTGTGCTAGTACCAAGCATGCCATAGCTTTGCCAGCCCACACAAACCTGCCACGTGCTGAAGTGACAGCgaactgctggggctgcaggaggcctGGATGCAGGTAGAAACCCCCTTGGATAGTATCACCTGATACTCCTACCAGCACAGttactttaaattttttccagttttaggAATTCAGGCTACCTACAAGCTTTGTTCTCTCTAAGGTTCCTGAACTAGTAAGTGCTGAGCTCTTTTATACTCAAGAATCCAAGGTAGATATTCTGAAGCCTGCTAGATAATGCATGTTACCTGTGCTGGCCTGACTTTGTTGGATTTGTGCTTCATTGTCAAATCACTTGAGTTACAAAGGAAGGTCCTGCTCCTGAGCGTGTAACACCTTCAgtgtcattttatttctgtgcttctgtacCTGTTCTTACCTCGTGACCCTTCTCATTTCCATCTTTTGAATTGCCTTTTGTCAAGTTTGTCTTATTCAAGCCTTCACAGTCTTTCTTTTGCTGACTTCTTGAGGCCAAGGGCTGAATAGTCTCAAGTTTTCATGAGCTgaagggagagggggaggggtgagcatgTTGCATCTGTCCCAGGTCAGGTTTGGTTTAATTCCTTCCCGAAGGCCACAGTTTTGCTGAGAGTGAGACAGTGAAAACCAGACTTTCCTGGTGTGCTGTTTGACAGCACCATGCAGACAACAGAGTTCTTTGGGAGGCTGACCTGCACCTCTGACTCCCTGCGCAGGTTGGACTGTAATTGCTGTTATGGATTAGTGTCATGTTCCTCTGTCAGAGAGTCCTCTCCCCTCAGTGCAGCTCACTGTCAGATACTGGGTCTGAGTGCATCATGGGTTTTTAATACACTTCCTCTCTTAAGAAGTTAAGAAACCAAGgcttaaaaaaattgcaagaaaaaaaagtttgtgcATCTGTGTGTCTGGTGTATGTACTGGTCTGGGAAAAGTATTTATGCAACTTTCTTAAGAAAGATTGCAATGGAAAGACTGAATAGCAAGAAAAACCCACATGCTGAAGTAATTAAACTCAAGAATTGCAAAAGCATTACTGTGTTTCTTGTACATTCTTTGTGTGTGTTCCTGTATGTGCCAATGTTTCCCAAACCtgtttactgatttttttttcagaattaagaGTTTTCTTGCTCCTGGGGTGTGGTCTCGTGAcgcagctgctgctggttcaGGAATAACTAGGAGGATGAGGAAAGCCTAGTGTCTGTTTCCAGAGCCCAAGAGA encodes:
- the LOC125333083 gene encoding heat shock factor protein 3-like, coding for MREAPALPRGPAAPAAPAPGPVPVPGFLAKLWALLEDPDSDDVICWSRNGENFCILDEQRFAKELLPKYFKHNNISSFIRQLNMYGFRKVIALENGIITAEKSSVIEFQHPFFKQGKAHLLENIKRKVSAVRTEDLKVCTEDLHKVLSEVQEMREQQNNMDVRLANMKRENKALWKEVAVLRQKHSQQQKLLSKILQFILSLMRGNYIVGVKRKRSLTDAAGASPSKYSRQYVRIPVESGQAMAFSEHSADEEDGNGTGLIIRDITDTLENATNGLLAVAHTSGRAREPQAALDPGLPLCQVSQPSELNCAEPVPSVPINDVSKSGETGTAAVELHTAQPNAPEDPVSVIDSILNENNSGNQNDPLLDREEIQDFLNCIDASLEELQAMLSGKQYNFGAEAFSDTFNPELPALDMSLMETPPGMENMANLAESTEGLGASERETSGSKDMQLIQYRANPLLSLFEELPSGEAAGKMDDQKDFLLPSLEEKPALQPPSASETVVPLAAPASQAEPLDALGMGDPPLLPEDGNGEYKLFPLLLLSPVANFIDEASEIEIS